A region of Streptomyces sp. NBC_01750 DNA encodes the following proteins:
- a CDS encoding helix-turn-helix domain containing protein, with protein sequence MPPRNRRPTARQLNEAARLADQLQAAGLTKRDIARIINRDPSLVSQFYTRNKGAAFVPALTHVLAAVQTAGITDVGELADIAAPRITRRTTASGTRARVRTKAVLITPTGTGTGRAGAQAIASGSARLRPLIAEAARQGLRLAFTVRMPKTGYILASGSRTDSPGIRRDVIQRADHTEERSYGSASTGGFDAADFARRVDAAAGDVTAAVQQWLVETGRIHEGAHITHLEIRTWRPR encoded by the coding sequence ATGCCGCCCCGCAACCGCCGCCCCACAGCACGACAGCTGAACGAGGCCGCACGCCTCGCCGACCAGCTCCAGGCCGCCGGCCTCACCAAGCGGGACATCGCCCGCATCATCAACCGCGACCCCTCCCTCGTCTCCCAGTTCTACACACGAAACAAAGGCGCCGCCTTCGTCCCCGCCCTCACCCACGTCCTCGCCGCCGTCCAGACCGCCGGCATCACCGACGTAGGCGAACTCGCCGACATCGCCGCCCCCCGCATCACCCGCCGCACCACCGCCTCCGGCACCCGGGCACGCGTGCGCACCAAAGCCGTCCTCATCACCCCCACCGGCACCGGAACCGGCCGCGCCGGCGCCCAAGCCATCGCCTCCGGCTCCGCCCGCCTGCGCCCCCTCATCGCCGAAGCAGCCCGCCAAGGCCTGCGGTTGGCGTTCACCGTGCGCATGCCGAAAACGGGCTACATCCTCGCCTCCGGCAGCCGTACCGACTCACCCGGCATCCGCCGCGACGTCATCCAGCGCGCCGACCACACCGAAGAACGCTCCTATGGCTCCGCCTCGACTGGGGGATTCGACGCCGCGGACTTCGCCCGCCGCGTCGATGCAGCCGCCGGCGACGTCACCGCAGCCGTCCAACAGTGGCTCGTTGAGACAGGCCGCATCCACGAAGGCGCCCACATCACCCACCTCGAGATCCGCACCTGGCGTCCCCGCTGA
- a CDS encoding DNA-binding protein produces MGVVEVLLTTGQTAEELGCAITTFRRLVRADLLPDLSRRGVRVMVPLESVHALRDRPTAALEHLPAREIGVLRVDAARRVQEEDRQWIGFSTRLPPADLLKALRGWWRCDAPSVAAAGVLPVTLSGYVVAVLTGLEVWEKNAQGRYAFPHARLAGYVTDLATPVHHVTASSQADWMLADLLLGSRLVSHSGGTIAYVNTRTRS; encoded by the coding sequence ATGGGGGTGGTTGAGGTGCTGCTGACGACGGGGCAAACCGCTGAGGAACTCGGCTGCGCCATCACGACCTTCCGCCGCCTTGTCCGCGCGGATCTGCTGCCTGACCTGTCCCGACGTGGTGTGCGAGTGATGGTGCCGCTCGAGTCGGTCCATGCCCTGCGTGACCGGCCCACCGCCGCCCTGGAGCACCTGCCCGCACGCGAGATAGGCGTGCTCCGCGTCGACGCGGCCCGGCGCGTACAAGAAGAGGACCGTCAGTGGATCGGCTTCTCGACTCGGCTCCCTCCTGCTGATCTTCTCAAGGCGCTGCGCGGCTGGTGGCGTTGCGATGCGCCGAGCGTGGCGGCCGCCGGAGTCCTGCCGGTGACCCTGTCGGGCTACGTGGTGGCCGTGCTGACCGGCCTGGAAGTCTGGGAGAAGAACGCCCAGGGCCGCTATGCCTTCCCTCACGCGCGGCTGGCGGGCTACGTCACCGACCTGGCCACGCCCGTCCATCACGTGACTGCCTCCTCTCAGGCCGACTGGATGCTCGCTGATCTGCTGCTGGGCAGCCGGCTTGTCTCACACTCGGGCGGCACCATCGCCTACGTCAACACCCGAACCCGCTCCTGA
- a CDS encoding RNA polymerase sigma factor has product MSAGSDDCLPPSGPEETPELARAWKEFEDVYHTHVGEVLRAATLASLGSRSDGWDATHQAFEQAWRRMLSPDGPPVHNWGAWLRRSAVRFALRSRPTREVVSLEDTDRPASDAPLDDQVIAKESWRQVVTALGQLSARRREAVVLRFIAGYSTAETAQIMGVDGGTVRSLVEQARAFILNRTRQEGDDG; this is encoded by the coding sequence ATGAGCGCAGGCTCTGACGACTGTCTCCCGCCATCTGGGCCGGAAGAGACACCTGAGCTGGCGCGGGCATGGAAAGAGTTCGAGGACGTGTATCACACGCATGTCGGCGAAGTGTTGCGGGCGGCCACGTTGGCATCGCTCGGGTCGCGCAGCGACGGGTGGGATGCCACCCATCAAGCATTCGAGCAGGCTTGGCGGCGGATGCTCTCTCCCGACGGCCCGCCAGTGCACAACTGGGGTGCCTGGCTGCGACGATCAGCCGTCAGGTTCGCCCTGCGCTCGCGCCCTACCAGGGAGGTGGTTTCGCTCGAGGACACCGATCGGCCCGCGTCCGATGCCCCTCTCGATGACCAGGTGATAGCCAAGGAGTCCTGGAGGCAAGTGGTCACGGCACTGGGGCAGCTGTCAGCACGGCGGAGGGAAGCCGTGGTCCTGCGTTTCATTGCCGGCTACTCAACTGCGGAAACGGCGCAGATCATGGGTGTAGACGGCGGGACGGTGCGGAGTCTGGTGGAGCAGGCGAGGGCCTTCATACTGAACAGGACACGGCAGGAGGGCGACGATGGCTGA